From the genome of Cryptococcus neoformans var. neoformans B-3501A chromosome 1, whole genome shotgun sequence, one region includes:
- a CDS encoding hypothetical protein (HMMPfam hit to ADH_zinc_N, Zinc-binding dehydrogenase, score: 128.3, E(): 1.7e-35), translated as MSSSKSSAEVFAVYSDVHMVRMKTPGPTITGHEIVGTVVKAGPKSEHKVGERVGFGGQAGSCRSCARCKDEFENYCPKSQNAFLSPLESESQPYTQGGFSDYYQAKGHFAIKIPEEVSSVDAAPLLCAGVTVFTHLKHYKAGPGVKVGVVGTGGLGHVGLATGAHVTAISSSSSKREDAAKLGADAHLDTSDEKAVKAAFSTLDLIICTSYQDNMPLKEVYLPLLRPLGNIVILGLAESGYPTLGVWDLLGKSVTSSMIGSPKDHADMFATVVKHNIRPWVQTRPIAKAGKAFTDFRKGVPKYRFVLTA; from the exons atgtcatCGTCAAAGTCGAGTGCTGAGGTCTTTGCGGTGTAT AGCGACGTCCACATGGTTCGTATGAAAACACCTGGTCCTACCATCACTGGTCACGAGATCGTCGGTACCGTTGTCAAGGCTGGTCCCAAGTCTGAGCACAAGGTGGGGGAGCGCGTCGGTTTCGGTGGTCAGGCTGGGTCTTGCAGAAGTTGTGCTAGGTGCAAGGACGAGTTTGAAAACTA TTGCCCCAAATCTCAGAACGCTTTCTTGTCTCCCCTTGAGAGCGAAAGCCAGCCATACACCCAGGGCGGCTTTAGCGATTACT ACCAGGCCAAGGGCCATTTCGCCATTAAGATCCCTGAAGAAGTCTCTTCCGTCGATGCCGcccctcttctttgtgcTGGTGTGACCGTTTTCACTCACCTCAAACACTATAAGGCTGGTCCCGGAGTGAAGGTTGGTGTCGTCGGCACTGGTGGTTTGGGACATGTGGGTCTC GCCACCGGTGCCCATGTTActgccatctcttccagTAGTAGCAAGCGAGAGGACGCTGCTAAGCTTGGTGCTGATGCCCACCTTGACACTTCTGACGAAAaagctgtcaaggctgctTTCAGCACCCTTgatctcatcatctgcaCCAGTTATCAGGACAACATGCCTCTCAAGGAGGTTTACCTTCCTTTGCTCCGTCCTCTAGGAAACATT GTGATCCTCGGTCTCGCGGAGTCTGGTTACCCTACTCTCGGTGTATGGGACTTGCTCGGTAAATCGGTCACTAGCTCTATGATCGGCTCCCCGAAAGACCACGCAGACATGTTCGCCACTGTAGTCAAACACAATATCCGTCCTTGGGTGCAGACCAGACCCATAGCGAAAGCTGGCAAGGCCTTCACCGATTTCAGGAAGGGTGTTCCCAAGTACCGATTCGTCCTTACTGCTTAA
- a CDS encoding hypothetical protein (Match to ESTs gb|CF187067.1|CF187067, gb|CF187066.1|CF187066; HMMPfam hit to WD40, WD domain, G-beta repeat, score: 128.8, E(): 1.3e-35), whose amino-acid sequence MQYLRLSLPPFAHNNLAFSPFYDHHLALASGSNFGLVGNGRVHVVKMDQQVAGGLGLVRSWDTADCVYDVAWSEIHENQIAAACGNGAIKLFDLALEGLPIQAWQEHTAEVTSIEWNNIEKELFVTGSWDQSVKIWNPNRQSSILTIPAHAGQIYSSTWSPHSPTIIATCASDGFIRIWDTRILPSPIQEIFPPSAAPNPMSSRSAGEILSCDWNKYTPQLLAFSSQDGGVSTVDLRHVPRNAEKMAVRLVGKHGLPARKVKWDPHNGTRLLSAGYDMTCRVWQTDLPPAAPLRELFSHQNHTEFVMAADWALFDPGLIASAGWDGDLHMYRI is encoded by the exons ATGCAATACCTCcgcctctctctccctccgTTTGCACATAACAACCTCGCCTTCTCTCCGTTTTACGATCATCATTTGGCTCTTGCTTCCGGTTCCAACTTTGGGCTAGTCGGCAATGGCAGGGTGCACGTCGTCAAGATGGACCAGCAGGTCGCGGGTGGATTGGGGCTGGTGAGAAGTTGGGATACAGCAGATTGCGTGTATGACGTGGCTTGGAGCGAGATACACGA GAATCAGATAGCAGCAGCTTGCGGTAACGGTGCCATCAAACTTTTTGATCTCGCTCTCGAA GGACTACCTATACAAGCTTGGCAAGAACATACGGCTGAAGTCACGTCCATCGAATGGAACAACATTGAAAAGGAATTGTTTGTGACTGGTTCATGGGACCAATCTGTCAAAATC TGGAACCCCAATCGACAGTCATCAATCCTAACCATACCTGCCCATGCAGGCCAAATATACTCCTCCACTTGGTCTCCTCATTCACCAACCATTATCGCGACTTGTGCTTCTGATGGGTTTATCCGGATATGGGATACACGTATTCTCCCCTCCCCCATCCAAGAaatcttccctccctccgccGCCCCTAATCCAATGTCATCACGTTCTGCTGGAGAAATACTTAGCTGTGACTGGAATAAATATACTCCACAGCTGCTAGCGTTCTCTTCTCAAGATGGAGGGGTCAGTACGGTGGATTTAAGACACGTACCTCGCAACgcagagaagatggcggTAAGGCTAGTGGGAAAACATGGTTTACCGGCGAGGAAAGTGAAATGGGACCCGCATAATGGAACCAGATTACTGAGTGCAGGCTACGATATGACTTGTAGAGT CTGGCAAACTGATCTGCCACCAGCCGCACCTTTAAGAGAACTATTTAGTCATCAAAACCATACGGAGTTTGTAATGGCTGCAGATTGGGCCTTGTTTGACCCCGGATTAATAGCTAGTGCGGGGTGGGACGGGGATTTGCATATGTATCGTATCTAG